Proteins from a single region of Lelliottia sp. JS-SCA-14:
- the rsxG gene encoding electron transport complex subunit RsxG, with protein MLKTMQKHGVTLAIFAAALTGLTALVNELTKNTIEEQAAKQQKALFDQVIPSDFYDNDLQKSCFIVQAPQLGKGEHRIFIARKGDTAVGAVMEATAPDGYSGAIQLLVGTDFSGTVLGTRVTEHHETPGLGDKIELRLGDWILHFAGKVIHGENDTAFAVKKDGGEFDQFTGATITPRAVVNAVKRAGLYAQTLPAQLNNLPGCEE; from the coding sequence ATGCTGAAAACGATGCAAAAACACGGCGTGACGCTGGCGATCTTCGCCGCCGCCCTGACCGGTCTGACCGCACTGGTGAATGAACTGACTAAAAACACCATTGAAGAGCAAGCGGCGAAGCAACAAAAAGCGCTGTTCGATCAGGTGATCCCGTCGGACTTCTACGATAATGACCTGCAGAAAAGCTGCTTTATCGTGCAGGCCCCGCAGTTAGGCAAAGGTGAACACCGCATTTTCATTGCGCGCAAAGGCGATACCGCCGTGGGTGCGGTGATGGAAGCAACCGCCCCGGACGGCTACTCAGGCGCAATTCAGCTGCTGGTCGGGACCGACTTCTCCGGTACCGTACTGGGTACGCGCGTCACCGAGCATCACGAAACGCCGGGCCTGGGCGATAAAATCGAGCTGCGCCTCGGCGACTGGATATTGCACTTCGCCGGAAAAGTGATTCACGGTGAAAACGACACTGCCTTTGCGGTGAAAAAAGACGGCGGCGAGTTCGACCAGTTTACCGGTGCGACCATTACGCCGCGCGCGGTGGTGAATGCGGTGAAACGCGCCGGGCTGTATGCCCAAACGCTGCCCGCGCAACTTAACAATCTTCCCGGGTGTGAGGAGTAA
- a CDS encoding electron transport complex subunit E yields MSQVKEVIVQGLWKNNSALVQLLGMCPLLAVTSTATNALGLGLATTLVLTLTNLSISALRRWTPAEIRIPIYVMIIASVVSIVQMLINAYAFGLYQSLGIFIPLIVTNCIVVGRAEAFAVKNDPLISALDGFAIGMGATCAMFVLGSLREILGNGTLFDGADALLGGWAKVLRIEVFHTDTPFLLAMLPPGAFIGLGMMLAIKYLIDEKRKRRAAERSVQEGLPEKAV; encoded by the coding sequence ATGAGCCAGGTTAAAGAGGTTATTGTCCAGGGTCTCTGGAAGAACAACTCCGCGCTGGTGCAACTGCTCGGAATGTGCCCGCTGCTGGCGGTAACATCAACCGCCACCAACGCCCTGGGTCTGGGGCTGGCGACGACGCTGGTACTGACCCTGACCAACCTGTCGATCTCTGCCCTGCGCCGCTGGACGCCAGCGGAAATCCGTATCCCGATTTACGTGATGATCATCGCCTCGGTGGTGAGTATCGTGCAGATGCTGATCAACGCCTACGCGTTTGGCCTGTACCAGTCGCTGGGGATTTTTATCCCGCTGATCGTCACCAACTGTATCGTGGTGGGCCGTGCGGAAGCTTTCGCGGTGAAGAACGATCCGCTGATCTCCGCCCTGGATGGCTTTGCCATCGGCATGGGTGCGACCTGCGCGATGTTTGTCCTCGGCTCGTTGCGTGAAATCCTCGGTAACGGCACCCTGTTCGATGGCGCGGATGCGCTGCTGGGCGGCTGGGCGAAAGTCCTGCGCATTGAAGTTTTCCATACCGACACGCCGTTCCTGCTGGCGATGCTGCCGCCGGGTGCCTTTATTGGCCTTGGCATGATGCTGGCGATAAAATACCTCATTGATGAGAAACGTAAGCGCCGCGCCGCCGAGCGCAGCGTGCAGGAAGGACTCCCTGAGAAGGCTGTATGA
- the nth gene encoding endonuclease III, translating into MNKEKRIAILSRLRDNDPHPTTELNFSSPFELLIAVLLSAQATDVSVNRATAKLYPVANTPQAMLELGVDGVKSYIKTIGLFNTKAENVIKTCRILVEQHGGEVPEDRAALEALPGVGRKTANVVLNTAFGWPTIAVDTHIFRVCNRTNFAPGKNVEQVEDKLLKVVPAEFKVDCHHWLILHGRYTCIARKPRCGSCLIEDLCEFKEKVDL; encoded by the coding sequence ATGAATAAAGAGAAACGCATAGCGATTCTGTCGCGCCTGCGTGATAACGACCCGCATCCGACAACGGAGCTGAACTTCAGCTCCCCTTTTGAACTGCTGATCGCGGTGCTGCTCTCCGCGCAGGCGACTGACGTCAGCGTCAACAGAGCGACGGCGAAGCTCTACCCCGTCGCCAACACGCCGCAAGCGATGCTGGAGCTGGGCGTGGACGGCGTGAAGTCCTATATCAAGACCATCGGCCTGTTTAACACCAAAGCCGAAAACGTGATTAAGACCTGTCGTATTCTGGTCGAACAACACGGCGGTGAGGTGCCGGAAGACCGCGCGGCGCTCGAAGCGCTGCCGGGCGTCGGGCGTAAAACGGCGAATGTGGTGCTCAACACGGCCTTTGGCTGGCCGACGATTGCCGTCGATACGCATATCTTTCGCGTCTGTAACCGCACTAATTTCGCGCCAGGGAAGAACGTCGAGCAGGTCGAAGATAAACTGCTCAAAGTCGTTCCTGCCGAGTTTAAAGTCGATTGCCATCACTGGCTGATTTTGCACGGGCGTTATACCTGTATCGCCCGTAAACCGCGCTGCGGCTCGTGCCTGATTGAAGATTTATGCGAGTTTAAAGAGAAAGTCGATCTCTGA